The Desmonostoc muscorum LEGE 12446 genome includes a region encoding these proteins:
- a CDS encoding CHAT domain-containing protein, whose protein sequence is MQKQSIFQITSISLIILATISLSNLAKHPKLLAQTTLETQTSTYHQLQKILISQNKYQAALEVSERSRNRTLVNLLAQQLSISEVNPPNTERIKQVAKQQNATLVQYSIMNDEVILDGKKQTKESELYIWVIKPTGDIAFRSVDLKPLWQKEKTSLGDLIKDSRQFHDFRERNLKGGIQTFPNKNNNSNNQLQTLHQLLIKPIVDLLPTQPDEHIIFIPQGELFLVPFAALQDAKGKYLIEKHTIAIAPSIQALDLLYQRQTLRRTSPEDVLIVGNPTMPSTSLKPGEPPHKLSQLPGAEQEAKDIASILNTQALTGDAATETTVVQKMPQARIIHLATCPDSLGTPYGLALAPSAQDDGWLTSEEILNLKLKADLVVLSASDTALGKITADGVIGLSRSFFAAGVSSVIGSLWIVSDRETAFLMTEFHQKLTENPDKAVALRHAMLETKKKYPNPRDWASFTLIGLQGYFILNVDAIW, encoded by the coding sequence ATGCAAAAACAATCAATTTTTCAAATCACCTCAATTAGCCTAATTATCTTAGCAACTATTTCCTTGTCTAATCTAGCCAAACATCCCAAACTTTTGGCACAAACAACATTAGAAACTCAAACATCAACTTATCATCAATTACAAAAAATTCTCATCTCTCAAAACAAATATCAAGCAGCCTTAGAAGTTTCTGAACGCAGCCGTAATCGGACATTAGTAAACTTATTAGCGCAGCAATTATCAATATCAGAAGTTAATCCGCCAAATACCGAGCGAATTAAACAAGTAGCTAAACAACAAAATGCCACACTTGTGCAATATTCCATCATGAATGATGAAGTGATTCTTGATGGTAAAAAACAAACTAAAGAATCAGAATTGTATATTTGGGTGATTAAACCTACAGGTGATATCGCCTTTCGTAGCGTTGATCTTAAACCATTATGGCAGAAAGAGAAAACATCTTTAGGTGATTTAATTAAGGATAGTCGTCAGTTTCATGATTTCCGAGAAAGAAATCTCAAAGGTGGTATTCAGACTTTTCCTAACAAAAATAATAACTCAAACAACCAATTACAAACGCTACATCAACTGTTAATTAAACCCATTGTAGACCTTTTACCAACTCAACCCGATGAACACATTATATTTATCCCACAAGGTGAATTATTCCTCGTACCTTTTGCAGCCCTGCAAGATGCCAAGGGTAAATACTTGATTGAAAAACATACCATCGCCATTGCACCCTCAATTCAAGCATTGGATTTACTGTATCAGCGTCAGACTTTACGTAGAACATCTCCAGAGGACGTGTTAATCGTCGGTAATCCTACCATGCCTAGTACTTCTCTGAAGCCTGGTGAACCTCCACACAAACTATCGCAACTACCAGGCGCAGAACAGGAAGCAAAAGATATTGCAAGTATATTGAACACCCAAGCACTCACTGGTGATGCAGCCACAGAAACCACCGTAGTGCAAAAAATGCCCCAAGCCAGAATTATTCACCTAGCAACATGTCCTGACTCATTAGGAACACCTTACGGACTCGCACTTGCGCCATCAGCACAAGACGATGGCTGGCTAACATCTGAAGAAATTCTGAACTTGAAATTAAAAGCTGATTTAGTTGTGCTGAGTGCAAGTGATACAGCATTAGGCAAAATTACTGCTGATGGTGTGATTGGCTTATCTCGTTCTTTCTTCGCCGCAGGAGTTTCCAGTGTGATTGGTTCTTTATGGATTGTATCAGATCGGGAGACGGCATTTTTGATGACAGAGTTTCATCAAAAACTCACTGAAAACCCAGACAAAGCAGTTGCCTTGCGTCATGCGATGCTAGAAACTAAGAAAAAATACCCAAATCCCAGAGATTGGGCAAGTTTTACTCTCATTGGTTTGCAGGGCTATTTCATTCTAAATGTAGACGCAATATGGTAG
- a CDS encoding CHAT domain-containing protein has protein sequence MIYRWQNFTLLSLVFYLTFPLATFEFKLMGISQVLAQNPNPRKAEADKLLQQGNELDENNQPQAALKAFEKALSIYREIHDQQGEGKTLNYIGNIYNDNFEEYSQAISYYQKALEIAQKINDRTLESKVLNNLGLVQLHLKNSRRAVEYCEQALAVARENKNYETEAIALKSLGAIYIVSDTSKGLDFLEQSLIVLEKANGTAEDKLRQNKLKASIIINLGNFYYSLGGAKRMNSDPAAKKLLNKSLEYYQQGLKIAQEIGDRPRQGKALLGMGDLYHLNSQYTQSTEGIQQASAKAIESFEQALKIFATDKNFRSQARLAYSKLGDVYYRWGNKKKALDAYKQALQIIETEVPTSPFNKLEQDVQRGWLLINFGNINADASKYEQALDSYKKALKILELALQESQQISTPAKQFITESIKVGMKQTYLRLCLVYKLIGQPEASKKACQDSKSIELNYPLPKSLSNKGTVLNKAAKSPADLEKAKKELQEALESLRQSQALGTPDFIAFHLAQVGAAYTQLGEYKLAQEYFQKAIEIITPIDSPQFKPYIFFVVGEFYDWQKQYDLAFQYYQKAGEFANQADEKLIEANVFKQFGITGFLANRLPEATTALYRAIDVFDAIRMDLLDDKYKISIFEIQANTYSLLQKTLISQDKFSEALEVAERGRARAFINLLALRVSSKNQSKLNLKIPNVLPPKIADIQRIAKEQNATIVEYAVPKPPRYNDANNNDKLVWDNSELYIWVIQPTGEIEFKPVDFKSLNASLADFVGESRLSIGAGRGGGINVDPTDKPVRKRNLQKLHEVLIEPIASLLPTNPEAKVIFIPHDSLFLVPFAALQDKDKKYLIEKHTILTAPAIQILDLTRQQRQKVTGKDVLVMGNPIMPKVGNPSVQLDPLKGAEIEALTIANLFKTKAITGKDATKAAFKQKLSTARIIHLATHGLLDDPSQNIKAAIALAPTNNDDGLLQGYFILNVDAIW, from the coding sequence ATGATCTACCGTTGGCAAAATTTCACTCTTCTATCTTTGGTATTTTACCTAACATTTCCTTTAGCTACATTTGAGTTTAAGCTAATGGGGATATCACAGGTATTAGCGCAGAATCCAAATCCCCGAAAAGCTGAAGCAGATAAGCTACTTCAACAAGGTAATGAACTCGATGAAAATAATCAACCCCAAGCTGCTTTAAAAGCTTTTGAGAAAGCTTTATCTATATATCGTGAAATTCACGATCAACAGGGAGAAGGTAAAACACTTAATTATATTGGCAATATTTACAATGATAATTTTGAGGAATATAGCCAAGCCATTAGTTATTATCAAAAAGCTTTAGAAATTGCTCAAAAAATTAACGATCGCACTTTAGAGTCGAAAGTTTTAAATAATTTAGGGCTGGTTCAATTACATTTAAAAAATTCTCGGCGTGCAGTTGAATACTGCGAACAAGCATTAGCAGTAGCGCGAGAAAATAAGAACTATGAAACAGAAGCGATCGCCCTCAAAAGTCTAGGGGCAATCTATATTGTTTCTGATACTTCAAAAGGACTTGATTTTCTAGAACAATCTTTAATTGTTCTAGAAAAAGCTAATGGTACTGCTGAAGATAAACTCCGTCAAAATAAACTTAAAGCGAGTATTATTATTAATCTGGGTAATTTTTATTACTCTCTTGGTGGAGCTAAAAGAATGAATAGCGACCCAGCAGCAAAGAAATTATTAAATAAGTCTCTTGAATATTATCAACAGGGTCTAAAAATTGCTCAAGAAATAGGCGATCGCCCCAGACAAGGAAAAGCTCTCTTGGGCATGGGAGACCTATACCATCTCAATAGTCAGTATACTCAATCAACAGAAGGTATTCAGCAAGCATCTGCCAAAGCTATAGAAAGTTTTGAACAAGCATTAAAGATTTTTGCAACAGATAAAAATTTTCGTTCTCAAGCACGATTAGCCTACAGTAAATTAGGTGATGTTTACTACAGATGGGGTAACAAAAAGAAGGCATTGGATGCCTATAAGCAAGCTTTACAAATTATCGAAACAGAAGTCCCTACTTCTCCCTTCAATAAGCTCGAACAGGATGTACAACGAGGATGGCTATTAATCAATTTTGGTAATATTAATGCTGATGCTAGTAAGTATGAACAAGCATTAGATTCATACAAAAAAGCATTAAAAATCTTGGAATTAGCCCTTCAAGAATCCCAGCAAATTAGTACCCCTGCTAAACAGTTTATAACAGAATCAATCAAAGTTGGAATGAAACAAACATATCTGCGTTTGTGTTTAGTATACAAACTTATTGGACAACCGGAAGCTAGTAAAAAAGCTTGTCAGGATAGTAAGTCTATTGAACTAAATTATCCTTTACCCAAAAGTTTATCAAACAAAGGAACAGTTTTAAATAAAGCTGCTAAATCTCCGGCAGATTTAGAAAAAGCAAAAAAAGAATTACAAGAAGCGTTAGAGAGTTTGCGACAGTCCCAAGCCTTAGGAACTCCAGATTTTATCGCTTTCCACTTGGCTCAAGTTGGTGCTGCTTATACTCAATTGGGAGAATATAAGCTGGCTCAGGAATATTTTCAAAAAGCTATAGAAATCATTACACCAATTGATAGCCCTCAATTTAAACCATACATATTTTTTGTAGTTGGCGAGTTTTACGACTGGCAAAAACAATATGATTTAGCTTTTCAATATTATCAAAAAGCTGGAGAATTTGCTAATCAAGCTGACGAAAAATTAATAGAAGCAAATGTTTTTAAACAGTTTGGTATAACTGGCTTTCTTGCTAATCGCCTACCTGAAGCCACAACTGCTTTATATAGAGCAATAGATGTTTTTGATGCCATTCGAATGGATTTATTAGATGATAAGTATAAAATCTCTATCTTTGAAATCCAGGCTAATACTTATAGTTTGTTGCAAAAAACTTTAATTAGTCAGGATAAATTTTCAGAGGCTTTAGAAGTTGCTGAACGTGGTCGAGCTAGAGCTTTTATTAATCTACTAGCCTTACGAGTTAGCAGCAAAAATCAGAGTAAATTAAACTTAAAAATTCCGAATGTGTTGCCACCAAAAATTGCAGATATTCAGAGAATTGCTAAAGAACAAAACGCCACAATTGTAGAATATGCTGTTCCTAAACCTCCTAGATATAATGATGCAAATAACAATGACAAGCTAGTATGGGATAATTCAGAACTCTACATTTGGGTAATTCAACCAACTGGTGAAATAGAGTTCAAACCAGTAGATTTCAAATCATTAAATGCATCTTTAGCAGACTTTGTGGGAGAAAGTCGCCTCTCTATTGGTGCTGGAAGAGGGGGTGGGATAAATGTAGATCCAACAGATAAACCGGTACGAAAACGCAATTTACAGAAATTACATGAGGTATTAATTGAACCTATTGCCTCTCTTCTCCCCACTAATCCAGAAGCAAAGGTAATTTTTATTCCTCATGATTCGCTGTTTTTAGTACCGTTCGCAGCACTGCAAGATAAAGATAAAAAATACTTAATTGAAAAACACACTATCCTCACTGCACCAGCTATTCAAATTCTAGATTTGACTCGTCAACAACGTCAAAAGGTTACGGGTAAAGATGTGTTAGTTATGGGTAATCCTATTATGCCCAAAGTGGGAAATCCATCTGTACAACTTGACCCACTTAAAGGTGCAGAAATCGAAGCATTAACTATTGCTAATTTATTTAAAACTAAAGCCATTACTGGTAAGGATGCGACAAAAGCAGCTTTCAAACAAAAATTATCAACTGCTAGGATTATTCATTTAGCCACGCATGGATTATTAGATGATCCTAGTCAAAATATCAAAGCTGCTATAGCCCTTGCACCTACTAATAATGATGATGGTTTACTCCAGGGCTATTTCATTCTAAATGTAGACGCAATATGGTAG
- a CDS encoding CHAT domain-containing protein, which yields MRHRLKYLTVATVLFPLVTLSPCLPLSSPLVVQAQTTQQPSAEALQLLQIGIQQYKNGTLQEALQTFQKLLPILRTNGNGKIEAMTLNVIGRIYVNLGQYPQALTACQQALTLAKQIGEKAEEGASLNNIGNIYNSWGQSAKALEFYQQALTISKQIDDKLFEGLSLNNIGTVYSSWGEYAKALEFYQQALVIYKQVGNKMEEATTFNNIGKIYNGLGEYAKALEAYQQALAIVKQASNKVGEASTLNNIGLTYNSQGNYTKALELHQQALAILQQLANKQEEATTLNAIGLAYNKQGQYVKALELHQQALSIFKQIGNKWGEAATLNNIGDVYRNLGEYTKALGLFQQASAIFKQIADQAGEGTTLNNIAFVYNNQGQYAKALAAYQQALAIRKQINQKALVGESLNNIGSVYDNLGQYDQALKFYQQALAILQQIGSKAGEGKTLNNIAFIYNNSEQYDKALKFYQESLTILQQIGDKAGEGKTLHNIGEVYQRQRQYTKALNIYQQALTIFKQIGDQAGESITLNNIGGVYYNQGEYAKALEFHQEALVIVKQVGDKAAEGTYLNNIGSAYDNLGQYENAEKTLFTAIEIWEDLRKNGLTDAQKISIFEKQAETYRFLQKALIAQNKINSALEVSDRAKARAFIELLASKQLEKPNTQLNTQPLTLPQIQNIAKVQNATLVQYSTIGDEALDIWVIKPTGKIAFEKVDLKKSLDTSLEELVTVSRQSIGARTRGIKVEPTGGGNQSKRLQKLYEILIKPIASYLPTDPNARVIFIPQNSLFLVPFPALQDEEGKYLIEKHTILTAPAIQVLEFTRQQRVGNRELGVGSREVLVVGNPTTAKIPITNENLIPLAGAEFEAVQIADLFKTQAIIGSKATETAIVQKMSKARIIHFATHGLLDDFKGFGVPGAIALAPSPKDDGFLTSGEILDMKLNAELVVLSACNTGGGNITGDGVIGLSRSLITAGVPSVIVSLWSVDDKSTASLMSEFYRNLQQNPDKAVALRQAMLTTKKLYSNPLDWAAFTLIGESD from the coding sequence ATGCGCCACCGCCTGAAATACCTTACCGTTGCTACAGTCCTATTTCCCCTTGTTACCTTGTCACCTTGTCTCCCACTCTCCTCTCCCTTAGTGGTGCAGGCGCAAACGACACAACAGCCTAGTGCTGAAGCTTTGCAATTATTGCAAATTGGTATTCAACAATATAAGAATGGTACGTTACAAGAAGCATTACAAACATTTCAAAAATTACTTCCCATTCTCAGAACAAATGGCAACGGAAAGATAGAAGCAATGACTCTTAACGTTATTGGGAGAATTTACGTAAATTTAGGACAGTATCCCCAAGCTTTGACAGCTTGTCAGCAAGCTTTAACTTTGGCTAAACAAATTGGAGAAAAGGCAGAAGAAGGTGCTTCTCTTAATAATATTGGCAATATTTATAATAGTTGGGGACAATCTGCCAAAGCTTTAGAGTTTTATCAGCAAGCCTTAACCATTAGCAAACAAATCGATGACAAACTATTTGAAGGGCTAAGTTTGAACAATATTGGCACAGTTTACTCCAGTTGGGGAGAGTATGCCAAAGCCTTGGAATTTTATCAGCAAGCTTTAGTCATTTACAAACAAGTTGGCAACAAAATGGAGGAAGCAACAACCTTCAATAATATTGGCAAGATTTATAATGGTTTGGGAGAGTATGCCAAAGCTTTGGAAGCTTATCAGCAAGCTTTAGCTATTGTTAAGCAAGCCAGTAACAAAGTAGGGGAAGCTTCAACCCTTAACAATATTGGATTGACTTACAATAGCCAGGGAAATTACACCAAAGCCTTGGAATTGCATCAGCAAGCTTTAGCTATTCTCCAACAACTTGCCAATAAACAGGAAGAAGCAACAACTCTCAACGCTATTGGATTGGCTTACAACAAACAAGGGCAATATGTAAAAGCCTTGGAATTACATCAGCAGGCTTTAAGTATTTTCAAACAAATCGGTAACAAATGGGGAGAAGCAGCAACTCTCAATAATATTGGAGATGTTTACCGTAATTTGGGAGAGTATACCAAAGCTTTAGGATTGTTTCAGCAAGCTTCAGCTATTTTCAAACAAATTGCTGATCAAGCGGGTGAAGGAACAACTCTCAACAACATTGCCTTTGTTTACAATAATCAAGGACAGTACGCCAAAGCTTTGGCAGCTTATCAGCAAGCTTTAGCTATTCGCAAACAAATCAATCAAAAAGCGTTGGTAGGAGAAAGCCTCAATAATATTGGCTCTGTTTACGACAATTTGGGGCAGTACGATCAAGCATTGAAGTTTTATCAGCAAGCTTTAGCTATTCTCCAACAAATTGGTAGCAAAGCAGGTGAAGGTAAAACTTTGAACAACATTGCCTTTATTTATAACAATTCTGAACAGTATGATAAAGCATTGAAGTTTTATCAGGAATCTTTAACTATTCTCCAACAAATTGGTGACAAAGCAGGCGAAGGCAAAACTCTCCATAATATTGGAGAAGTTTATCAAAGGCAAAGACAATATACAAAAGCCTTGAACATCTATCAGCAAGCTTTAACTATTTTTAAACAAATCGGCGATCAAGCGGGTGAAAGCATAACTCTTAATAATATTGGTGGGGTTTATTACAACCAGGGAGAGTATGCCAAAGCTTTGGAATTCCATCAGGAAGCTTTAGTAATTGTCAAACAAGTCGGTGATAAAGCGGCAGAAGGAACATATCTTAATAATATTGGTTCAGCTTACGATAACTTAGGACAATATGAAAATGCTGAAAAAACGCTATTTACTGCAATTGAGATTTGGGAGGATTTGCGAAAGAATGGATTAACTGATGCTCAGAAAATTTCCATCTTTGAAAAACAAGCCGAAACCTACCGCTTTCTGCAAAAAGCGTTAATTGCCCAGAATAAAATTAATTCTGCACTAGAAGTGAGCGATCGCGCTAAAGCCAGAGCCTTTATTGAGTTATTAGCATCAAAGCAATTAGAGAAACCAAATACTCAATTAAATACCCAACCTCTGACACTCCCACAAATCCAAAACATTGCCAAAGTGCAAAACGCAACCCTCGTACAATATTCAACTATAGGGGACGAAGCACTTGACATTTGGGTAATCAAACCTACAGGTAAAATTGCCTTTGAGAAAGTTGACTTGAAAAAATCTCTAGATACTTCTCTGGAAGAATTGGTGACTGTTAGCCGTCAATCTATAGGTGCAAGAACTAGAGGTATCAAAGTCGAGCCTACAGGTGGGGGTAATCAAAGCAAACGGTTACAAAAACTCTATGAAATACTGATTAAACCTATCGCATCATATCTTCCCACAGATCCTAATGCCCGTGTGATCTTCATCCCCCAAAACTCACTGTTTCTCGTTCCCTTCCCCGCACTACAAGATGAAGAAGGCAAATACTTAATCGAAAAACATACTATTCTGACTGCGCCTGCAATTCAAGTTTTGGAGTTTACCCGCCAGCAAAGAGTAGGGAATAGGGAATTGGGAGTGGGGAGTAGGGAAGTTTTAGTGGTTGGTAATCCTACCACAGCTAAGATTCCCATCACCAACGAAAATTTAATACCTCTTGCTGGTGCAGAATTTGAAGCAGTTCAGATTGCAGATTTGTTCAAAACGCAAGCGATTATAGGTAGCAAAGCCACAGAAACAGCAATTGTCCAGAAAATGAGCAAAGCCAGGATTATCCATTTTGCTACTCATGGCTTACTTGATGATTTTAAAGGATTTGGGGTACCAGGTGCGATCGCTCTTGCTCCTTCGCCTAAAGACGACGGTTTCCTAACATCAGGCGAAATTTTGGACATGAAACTCAACGCCGAACTCGTGGTTCTCAGTGCTTGCAATACCGGAGGTGGGAATATTACAGGCGATGGTGTCATTGGCTTATCGCGTTCTTTGATTACAGCCGGAGTTCCTAGCGTCATCGTATCTCTATGGTCTGTAGATGATAAATCCACCGCCTCATTGATGAGTGAATTTTATCGCAACCTCCAGCAAAATCCTGATAAAGCTGTCGCGCTAAGACAAGCAATGCTGACAACAAAAAAACTATATTCCAATCCTCTCGATTGGGCTGCATTTACTCTCATAGGCGAATCTGATTAA